From the genome of Hymenobacter cellulosilyticus, one region includes:
- a CDS encoding CDP-alcohol phosphatidyltransferase family protein encodes MKKHLPNALTCLNLLCGCLALTLILGLDSKDDLSSSFSWLPLKQASYLIGLAAVADFLDGLVARALHVSSPIGKDLDSLADMVSFGVVPGAILFKLLEHALPSTGLPSWLAYLAFTVSIFSALRLAKFNNDTRQTDSFIGLPTPACTLVVAALPLILVHDSFGLTNFILNPWVLLALTVLLSGLLVAEIPLFALKFKNLTWQDNSLRFIFLLLAVGLLLGLQAAAIPLIVLLYVLLSVVRPAHG; translated from the coding sequence TTGAAAAAGCACCTTCCCAACGCGCTGACCTGCCTGAACCTGCTCTGCGGCTGCCTGGCCCTAACGCTTATTCTGGGCCTAGACTCTAAAGACGACCTGTCCTCTTCTTTTTCCTGGCTGCCGCTGAAGCAGGCCTCCTACCTGATTGGACTGGCAGCCGTAGCCGATTTCCTGGACGGCCTGGTGGCCCGGGCGCTGCACGTTTCTTCCCCCATCGGCAAAGACCTGGATTCGCTGGCCGATATGGTTTCGTTTGGCGTGGTCCCCGGCGCTATTCTGTTCAAACTGTTGGAGCATGCTCTACCCTCTACCGGGCTGCCGTCCTGGCTGGCCTACCTGGCTTTTACCGTCAGTATCTTCTCGGCCCTGCGGCTGGCGAAGTTCAACAACGATACCCGGCAAACCGACTCTTTTATCGGCCTGCCCACCCCGGCCTGCACGCTGGTGGTAGCCGCTTTGCCGCTTATCCTGGTTCACGACTCGTTTGGCCTAACAAACTTTATCCTGAATCCGTGGGTGCTGCTGGCCCTGACGGTACTGCTTTCTGGCCTGCTGGTGGCCGAAATTCCGCTCTTCGCCCTTAAGTTCAAGAACCTGACCTGGCAGGACAACTCCCTGCGCTTCATCTTCCTGCTGCTGGCTGTCGGGCTGCTGCTGGGGCTGCAGGCCGCCGCTATTCCGCTGATTGTGTTGTTGTATGTGCTCCTTTCCGTGGTGCGGCCGGCTCACGGCTAA
- a CDS encoding MBL fold metallo-hydrolase has protein sequence MTVSGFTFNAFSENTYLLHDVTGQCVVVDPGCYDKAEQQALRAFIEAQGLQVVLLVNTHCHIDHVFGNAFILDIYKVPFLIHEADLATLRAVPTYAPSYGFAQYQPAEPTGFLTPGTPLTFGDTELEVRFAPGHAPGHVVFYHAPTQVVVGGDVLFQGSIGRTDLPGGDYNTLINSIRTELLTLPDSVTVYPGHGPATTIGAERVGNPFLR, from the coding sequence ATGACCGTTTCTGGTTTTACGTTCAACGCCTTTTCCGAAAATACCTACCTGCTCCACGATGTCACCGGCCAGTGTGTCGTCGTAGACCCGGGCTGCTACGACAAGGCCGAGCAACAGGCGCTGCGGGCCTTCATCGAGGCGCAGGGCCTGCAGGTAGTATTGCTGGTAAACACCCATTGTCATATCGACCACGTCTTTGGCAATGCGTTTATCCTGGATATATATAAGGTGCCGTTCCTCATTCACGAGGCCGACCTGGCGACGCTGCGGGCCGTGCCTACGTACGCGCCCAGCTACGGCTTTGCCCAGTACCAGCCGGCCGAGCCCACCGGCTTTCTGACGCCGGGTACGCCGCTCACCTTCGGCGACACCGAGCTAGAAGTGCGCTTCGCCCCGGGCCACGCTCCGGGCCACGTCGTGTTTTACCACGCCCCCACCCAGGTGGTCGTTGGCGGCGACGTACTGTTTCAGGGCAGCATCGGCCGCACCGATTTGCCCGGCGGCGACTACAATACGCTTATCAACAGTATCCGCACCGAGTTGCTTACCCTGCCCGACAGCGTGACGGTGTATCCAGGTCACGGCCCGGCCACTACCATTGGGGCGGAGCGAGTTGGCAATCCGTTCTTGCGCTAA
- a CDS encoding T9SS type A sorting domain-containing protein: MGGTVQVNDTIRLSARDTLDIRSNATIKMASLALFYVDGVLLINPRDSVKITAVDPTKPFQGFWFSATSEGSRLRKTVVEYGGGIKVVDASLELDSCVVRYQVASIGTKATNSGAISLSGGTPRITNCRIYGNARSGILSPSNRPTSPIIRNNVLVANSTENGNWPQINLGIGGTTPIIIQGNLVVGRYLMAGGISISNLLGTSAVSQVQIRRNIVRNNRFGVAIVGGNITSYITQNVITDNNINPNAQTGGSGLNFNGTATQVGVVSRNIVRRNLYGVTLQRSSTTAQPPRISFGNLASTDSTDVGLNLLADNGNGGQVYDIYNNTPASITAENNDWGTSSAAEIEAHIFHQPDNVALGLVDYLPFRSTVLAAQPAEQKLHLAVYPNPASGFITFELSKSAAAAELCVLDLTGRVVATYAAKPVNGRLVCSTQALAPGLYTYQLTQESATATGKFAVAR, encoded by the coding sequence GTGGGCGGCACGGTTCAGGTAAACGACACCATTCGACTGTCGGCCCGCGACACGCTGGACATTCGCAGCAACGCGACTATCAAAATGGCTTCCCTGGCCCTGTTTTACGTGGATGGGGTGCTGCTCATCAACCCGCGCGACTCCGTTAAAATCACGGCAGTGGACCCCACCAAGCCCTTTCAGGGGTTCTGGTTTTCAGCCACGAGTGAAGGCTCCCGGCTGCGCAAAACCGTGGTAGAGTACGGCGGCGGTATCAAAGTAGTGGATGCCAGCCTGGAGCTGGACAGCTGCGTGGTGCGCTACCAGGTGGCTTCCATTGGGACCAAAGCCACGAATAGCGGCGCCATCAGCCTGTCGGGCGGGACGCCGCGCATCACCAACTGCCGCATCTACGGCAACGCCCGCTCCGGCATTCTGAGCCCCTCGAACCGGCCCACTTCGCCCATCATCCGCAATAACGTGCTGGTAGCCAACAGCACCGAGAATGGCAACTGGCCCCAGATCAACCTGGGCATTGGCGGAACTACGCCAATTATCATTCAGGGCAATCTGGTGGTAGGACGCTACCTGATGGCCGGTGGTATCAGCATTTCCAACCTGCTGGGTACGAGTGCCGTGAGTCAGGTGCAGATCCGGCGTAACATCGTGCGCAACAACCGCTTCGGGGTTGCTATTGTGGGAGGCAACATTACCAGCTACATCACCCAGAACGTCATTACTGACAACAACATCAACCCCAACGCCCAGACGGGCGGCAGCGGGCTGAACTTCAACGGCACCGCGACGCAGGTAGGCGTGGTGTCGCGCAACATTGTCCGGCGCAACCTCTACGGCGTTACGCTGCAGCGCTCCAGCACCACGGCGCAGCCACCCCGCATCAGCTTTGGCAACCTGGCCAGCACCGACAGCACCGACGTGGGCCTGAACCTGCTGGCCGACAACGGTAACGGCGGGCAGGTGTACGACATCTATAATAATACCCCCGCCAGCATCACGGCCGAAAACAACGACTGGGGCACCAGTTCGGCCGCCGAAATTGAGGCTCACATCTTCCACCAGCCCGACAATGTGGCCCTGGGCCTGGTTGATTACCTGCCGTTTCGTAGCACTGTACTCGCAGCCCAGCCAGCTGAGCAGAAACTGCACCTAGCTGTGTATCCCAACCCAGCTTCCGGCTTCATCACCTTTGAGCTAAGCAAATCTGCTGCTGCCGCCGAGTTGTGCGTGCTGGACTTGACGGGCCGGGTGGTGGCTACCTACGCGGCCAAACCCGTGAATGGCCGCCT
- a CDS encoding C25 family cysteine peptidase — MLDEEEGEWNENYSNDLLDIGIGRLPIRTPRDQPRSLAQATLVVNKLIRYDEPISFGKWRNRITFVADDGNGAIFITEACEPQAASITADHPEFNVHKVYLDLYPQIIASGGQRSPECNRAIDESIEQGSLITHYSGHGGPSGWADEQILTKQSVLALQNRNRLTFMVTGTCDFSTYDNPEEDSAGELALTNVEGGAIGLLTTTRLAFADQAVSITSPLYNTIFKPNNGQMPRLGEITQFSKNNGNRSTTTRNFILLGDPTTRLAAAQQEAVIDSVNGKLVTAAALDTLKALSKIKLSGPLEMVRQLTVNFPGKHT, encoded by the coding sequence CTGCTCGATGAGGAGGAAGGTGAATGGAACGAAAACTACAGTAATGACCTGCTTGACATCGGTATTGGCCGCCTGCCCATCCGCACTCCCCGCGACCAGCCCCGTTCCCTGGCCCAGGCAACGCTGGTAGTCAACAAGCTCATTCGCTATGACGAGCCGATCAGCTTTGGTAAGTGGCGCAACCGCATCACGTTTGTAGCCGATGATGGTAACGGCGCTATCTTTATTACTGAGGCCTGCGAACCTCAGGCCGCCAGCATTACCGCTGACCACCCGGAGTTCAACGTGCATAAGGTCTACCTGGATTTGTATCCTCAGATCATTGCATCCGGGGGCCAACGCTCTCCCGAGTGCAACCGAGCTATCGATGAATCCATTGAGCAAGGCTCCCTTATTACGCACTACAGTGGCCACGGCGGCCCCTCGGGGTGGGCCGATGAGCAAATCCTGACCAAGCAGTCGGTACTGGCCTTGCAAAACCGCAACCGTCTTACCTTCATGGTTACCGGAACCTGCGATTTCAGTACTTATGATAACCCCGAAGAGGATTCAGCGGGCGAACTGGCCCTAACCAATGTGGAAGGCGGAGCCATAGGCTTGCTTACCACCACCCGGCTGGCCTTCGCCGATCAGGCAGTTAGTATAACTAGCCCGCTCTACAACACCATCTTTAAGCCAAACAATGGTCAGATGCCACGCTTGGGAGAAATTACTCAGTTCTCCAAGAATAATGGCAACCGCAGCACCACCACCCGCAACTTCATACTGCTTGGTGACCCAACGACCCGCCTAGCGGCTGCCCAGCAGGAAGCCGTTATTGATTCTGTGAATGGCAAGCTGGTTACCGCCGCTGCCCTCGACACGCTGAAAGCCCTGTCTAAAATCAAGCTTTCGGGGCCGTTAGAAATGGTCAGACAATTAACGGTCAATTTTCCGGGCAAGCACACGTAA
- the porU gene encoding type IX secretion system sortase PorU, long form codes for MRYSTFLVVLWYSIAGILAPARAQQPEQVVRQQLAWNGHIEAANKVGQLRRVPTFEGAIFRLADQYPSFQIRVPGQVGQGSVRNAVYEPFSPADAKLLATINLPTTATAEVVTGTEQRRKVSFALIPAVRRNAQSGQAEKLVSFEYAYSLTSEQGRPAKIKKARTYANSSVLAQGDWYRIGVATSGIYKLDKKALESMGISMQGLDPRRLKIYGNAMGTLPQANSAYRPDDLAENAIFVAGEADNSFDDADYVLFYARGPHTWSLDTSGIAPRFKHDLNVYADTAYYFVTVGSTPGLRVGAPRTISGRPTATINQFLDRQFHEHELINLGKSGRQWLGEGFSKDGSPGNSPFPRLIWCLVPRCSLLRK; via the coding sequence ATGCGCTACTCTACTTTCCTGGTTGTTTTATGGTATTCTATTGCTGGAATTCTGGCCCCGGCGCGTGCTCAGCAACCCGAGCAAGTGGTCCGGCAACAACTCGCCTGGAACGGCCACATCGAGGCAGCAAATAAAGTAGGACAGCTCCGGAGAGTGCCCACGTTTGAAGGTGCTATCTTCCGGCTTGCCGACCAGTACCCCAGCTTTCAGATCCGCGTACCGGGTCAGGTTGGCCAAGGCAGCGTACGCAATGCCGTGTACGAGCCTTTTTCCCCTGCCGACGCCAAGCTGCTTGCTACGATCAACCTACCCACTACGGCCACGGCTGAAGTAGTGACCGGCACCGAGCAACGCCGGAAGGTCAGCTTTGCGCTTATTCCGGCGGTGCGCCGCAATGCCCAGAGTGGGCAGGCCGAAAAGCTGGTTTCCTTCGAATACGCCTACTCCCTGACTTCCGAGCAAGGCCGCCCCGCCAAGATTAAAAAAGCCCGCACCTATGCCAACTCCTCGGTTTTGGCCCAGGGCGACTGGTATAGAATCGGCGTGGCAACCAGTGGCATTTACAAGCTGGACAAGAAGGCCCTAGAGAGCATGGGCATCAGCATGCAGGGCCTTGACCCGCGCCGCCTCAAGATTTACGGCAACGCTATGGGCACTCTGCCCCAAGCCAACAGCGCCTACCGCCCTGATGACTTGGCGGAAAATGCCATTTTCGTGGCCGGCGAGGCTGATAATTCCTTTGACGATGCCGACTACGTTCTCTTCTACGCCCGTGGCCCTCATACTTGGAGCCTGGATACCAGTGGTATAGCTCCGCGGTTTAAGCACGACCTGAACGTTTACGCCGATACGGCTTATTACTTCGTCACAGTAGGTAGCACGCCTGGTCTGCGCGTAGGGGCTCCCCGCACCATTAGTGGCAGACCCACAGCGACTATCAATCAGTTCCTGGACCGGCAGTTCCACGAGCATGAATTGATAAACCTCGGCAAATCGGGTCGGCAGTGGCTGGGCGAAGGGTTTTCCAAAGACGGCTCGCCCGGGAATTCACCATTCCCACGCCTGATCTGGTGCCTGGTGCCACGTTGCAGCTTACTTCGGAAGTAG